The following proteins come from a genomic window of Winogradskyella sp. PC-19:
- the serB gene encoding phosphoserine phosphatase SerB, with protein sequence MAKDIFLLNISGQDKPGLTSSLTSVLAQYGAKILDIGQANIHDTLSLGMMFEIESGGQSSAVQKDLLFKAYELGITAKFKPISLEDYEKWVNLQGKDRYIITILGEKLAAEQISEVTKVISELGLNIDNIKRLTGRLSLVKKEEYPRASIQLSIRGKIENKTLLTEKFMQISKDLDVDIAFQEDNIFRRNRRLVCFDMDSTLIQTEVIDELAELAGVGTEVKAITESAMQGEIDFNESFAKRMKLLKGLSEDVLQQVAENLPITKGARRLVDTLHSYGFKTAILSGGFTYFGNYLKEKLDIDYVHANELEIIDGVLTGGYIGQIVDGNKKAEFLKALAVKEGIDISQTIAVGDGANDLPMLNLAGLGIAFHAKPKVKDNAQSSISSIGLDGVLYLLGYHDRHIDLVD encoded by the coding sequence TTGGCAAAAGATATTTTTCTTCTTAACATTTCAGGACAGGACAAACCTGGATTAACATCTAGTTTAACGAGTGTTTTGGCACAATACGGTGCTAAGATTTTGGATATTGGTCAAGCTAATATTCATGATACATTGTCATTAGGGATGATGTTTGAAATAGAATCTGGCGGACAATCTTCGGCAGTTCAAAAAGACTTACTGTTCAAAGCTTATGAATTGGGAATCACGGCTAAATTCAAACCAATTTCTTTGGAAGATTACGAAAAATGGGTGAATCTTCAAGGAAAAGACCGTTACATCATTACTATTTTAGGAGAAAAACTTGCTGCTGAACAAATTTCTGAAGTCACAAAAGTTATATCAGAATTAGGTTTAAATATTGATAACATAAAACGACTTACAGGTAGATTATCATTGGTCAAAAAGGAAGAATATCCACGCGCTTCTATTCAACTTTCCATTCGAGGTAAAATTGAAAATAAAACGTTGTTGACTGAAAAATTCATGCAAATTTCGAAAGACTTAGATGTCGATATAGCTTTTCAAGAGGATAATATCTTTAGACGTAACAGACGTTTAGTCTGCTTTGATATGGATTCGACCTTAATTCAAACCGAAGTTATTGATGAACTTGCAGAACTTGCTGGAGTTGGGACAGAAGTCAAAGCCATTACAGAATCTGCTATGCAAGGTGAAATAGACTTTAATGAAAGTTTTGCAAAGCGCATGAAGCTTCTTAAGGGTTTATCTGAAGATGTACTTCAGCAAGTTGCTGAAAACCTTCCAATCACAAAAGGAGCTAGGCGACTAGTCGATACTTTACATAGTTACGGTTTTAAAACGGCAATACTTTCTGGTGGTTTTACTTATTTTGGAAATTATCTAAAAGAGAAATTAGATATAGATTATGTTCATGCAAATGAGCTCGAAATTATTGACGGTGTCTTAACTGGCGGATATATCGGTCAAATCGTCGATGGTAACAAAAAAGCTGAGTTTTTAAAGGCATTGGCTGTTAAAGAAGGTATTGATATTAGTCAGACAATTGCTGTCGGTGATGGCGCAAACGATTTGCCAATGCTAAATTTAGCAGGTTTAGGAATAGCTTTTCATGCAAAACCTAAGGTAAAAGATAATGCACAGAGTTCAATTTCTAGTATCGGTTTAGATGGTGTTTTATACCTTTTAGGTTACCATGATAGACATATTGACTTGGTGGACTAA
- a CDS encoding ABC transporter ATPase translates to MLVDFDTLPEESRVWIYQANRSFSETEISEIEEKLKVFIEAWTAHGQDLQSGFKVVYKRFIVIALNQNLNAATGCSIDASVHFIQQLEQDYNVDLMDKMNVSYKQGEFIAHKSLIDFKKMAKQKAVSKKTIVFNNLVTNIAEFKENWEVPASDSWHSRFLN, encoded by the coding sequence ATGTTAGTAGATTTCGATACACTTCCAGAAGAATCAAGAGTTTGGATATACCAAGCAAACCGTTCATTTTCTGAAACAGAGATCTCTGAGATAGAAGAGAAGCTCAAAGTTTTTATTGAAGCTTGGACGGCACATGGTCAAGATTTACAATCTGGCTTTAAAGTTGTTTATAAACGCTTTATAGTCATTGCTCTAAATCAGAATTTAAATGCTGCCACAGGATGTTCTATCGATGCTTCAGTTCATTTTATTCAGCAATTAGAACAAGATTATAATGTCGATTTAATGGACAAAATGAATGTGTCCTACAAACAAGGCGAATTTATAGCACATAAATCTTTAATTGATTTCAAAAAAATGGCTAAGCAAAAAGCCGTTTCAAAAAAGACAATTGTATTCAATAATTTAGTGACTAATATTGCTGAGTTTAAAGAAAACTGGGAAGTTCCTGCTAGTGATAGTTGGCACAGCCGTTTTTTGAATTAG
- a CDS encoding (Fe-S)-binding protein gives MSEQLKVPTMAEYMAEGKQPEILFWVGSAGSYDDRAKKITKAFVKLLNNANVDFAVLGAEESNTGDVAKRAGNEFLFQMQAFMNIEVLNAYEVKRIVTCDPHSFNCIKNEYPSLGGVYDVIHHTQYIKELIDAGRLSVKGDTYKGKRITFHDPCYLGRANSEFDAPRTVLGKSNATLVEMKKSKNFAMCCGAGGAQMFKDAEPGDKEVNVLRTEQALETTPDIIATGCPYCNTMMTDGIKAKEKEESVTVLDVAEVIANSL, from the coding sequence ATGAGTGAGCAACTAAAAGTGCCAACAATGGCAGAATATATGGCAGAAGGCAAACAACCCGAAATTTTATTTTGGGTAGGTTCTGCTGGTAGTTATGATGATAGAGCAAAGAAAATCACCAAAGCTTTTGTAAAACTTTTAAATAATGCAAATGTTGATTTCGCAGTATTAGGAGCAGAAGAAAGTAATACTGGTGATGTTGCTAAACGTGCAGGAAATGAATTCTTATTTCAGATGCAGGCCTTTATGAATATCGAGGTTTTAAATGCTTACGAAGTAAAGCGTATAGTAACTTGTGATCCACATTCATTTAACTGTATTAAAAACGAATACCCAAGTCTTGGTGGAGTATATGATGTTATTCACCATACACAATACATTAAAGAATTGATTGACGCTGGACGTTTGTCAGTTAAAGGAGACACCTATAAGGGAAAACGTATCACATTCCATGACCCATGTTATTTGGGTCGTGCTAATAGCGAGTTTGATGCGCCAAGAACTGTTCTGGGTAAATCAAACGCTACTTTAGTAGAAATGAAAAAAAGTAAAAATTTTGCTATGTGTTGTGGTGCTGGTGGTGCACAGATGTTTAAGGATGCAGAGCCTGGAGATAAAGAAGTGAATGTCTTACGTACCGAACAAGCTTTAGAAACCACACCAGACATCATAGCAACAGGTTGTCCATATTGTAATACCATGATGACAGATGGTATCAAAGCAAAAGAAAAAGAAGAAAGTGTAACTGTTTTAGACGTTGCAGAAGTTATAGCAAATTCATTATAA
- a CDS encoding (Fe-S)-binding protein, which produces MQYLPNIIFAILLIAGVGHFARNIKKLIRNIKLGRDVDVSDNKPQRWKNMARIALGQSKMVVRPIAGFLHIIVYVGFVIINIEVLEIIIDGLFGTHRVGLKVLPESVYGFLIGSFEVLAVLVLVAVVVFWLRRNISNIKRFKSLKGWPKNDGNIILYFEVVLMCLFLVMNATDTSFQEMGSGNVISGFIAPWFEGFSAETLHIIERGAWWLHIVGILVFLNYLYFSKHLHILLAFPNVYYGKLTPKGEFNNLEAVTNEVKLMMDPNADPFAAPAEGDADEEPAKFGASDVTDLNVIQLLNAYTCTECGRCTSECPANQTGKKLSPRKIMMDTRDRLIEVGKNIDANGGEFKDDGKQLLNDYITKEELWACTTCNACVEACPVSIDPLSIIMEMRRYLVMEESAAPMELNNMMTNIENNGAPWPYNQQDRLNWVNE; this is translated from the coding sequence ATGCAATATTTACCAAATATTATTTTTGCAATACTCCTAATTGCTGGCGTAGGTCATTTTGCCAGAAACATAAAAAAACTCATTCGAAATATTAAGTTAGGTCGCGATGTTGATGTTAGTGATAACAAGCCACAGCGTTGGAAAAACATGGCGCGCATTGCTTTAGGACAAAGCAAAATGGTAGTTAGGCCAATAGCTGGGTTCTTGCATATCATTGTTTATGTAGGTTTTGTAATTATTAATATCGAAGTTTTAGAAATCATTATTGATGGCCTTTTCGGCACACACAGAGTTGGATTAAAAGTATTACCAGAATCTGTTTACGGTTTCTTAATAGGTAGTTTTGAAGTTCTTGCCGTATTGGTTTTAGTTGCTGTTGTGGTCTTTTGGTTAAGACGAAACATTAGCAATATCAAACGTTTTAAAAGTTTAAAAGGTTGGCCAAAAAACGATGGAAATATTATTCTTTATTTCGAAGTTGTTTTAATGTGCTTATTCTTGGTGATGAATGCTACTGATACGTCATTTCAAGAAATGGGTTCAGGTAATGTAATTTCTGGCTTTATAGCACCTTGGTTCGAAGGTTTTTCTGCTGAAACACTTCATATTATTGAAAGAGGCGCTTGGTGGTTACATATAGTAGGTATTTTAGTTTTCTTAAACTATTTATACTTTTCAAAACACCTACATATTTTATTGGCATTCCCAAATGTATATTATGGAAAATTAACACCAAAAGGAGAGTTTAATAACCTTGAGGCTGTTACCAATGAAGTTAAATTAATGATGGACCCAAATGCTGACCCATTTGCAGCGCCAGCTGAAGGTGATGCAGACGAAGAGCCTGCAAAATTTGGAGCTAGTGATGTTACAGATTTAAACGTAATTCAACTTCTTAATGCTTACACATGTACAGAATGTGGTCGTTGTACTAGCGAATGTCCAGCCAACCAAACTGGTAAAAAGCTTTCTCCCCGAAAAATCATGATGGATACACGTGATCGTTTGATAGAAGTTGGTAAAAACATTGATGCTAATGGTGGTGAATTTAAAGACGATGGAAAGCAGTTATTAAACGATTACATCACAAAAGAAGAGCTTTGGGCTTGTACTACATGTAACGCCTGTGTTGAAGCTTGTCCAGTAAGTATAGACCCATTATCAATTATTATGGAGATGCGTCGTTATTTGGTTATGGAAGAAAGTGCAGCGCCAATGGAATTAAACAACATGATGACCAATATAGAAAATAACGGAGCACCTTGGCCTTACAATCAACAAGACCGTTTAAATTGGGTTAACGAATAA
- a CDS encoding MlaD family protein, whose protein sequence is MKISREIKTAILVISGVLLFIYLFNYLKGQDLFSNEVEFYTEFDYNALTMSSPVTIKGNTVGKVENIKYDFESGMTRVEFSVDPRLSFSKSSTIRLYETGIMGGNALAVIDSYEGEKAKKGDFIKSEIQPGLISSLKDNFTGLSTDLDKTLRSADTLMVNLNDIIVDDSDSGLKATISELNSTLKSFKNLSYGIQKVIKDNDAKISSTLESFEKTSKNISELSEDLKKAQLSKTIDDFDKTLVKFTSVLEGLENGEGTMGKLLKNDKLYDNLEAVTKEMELLLLDIKLHPARYRRILSKKEIPYTPPTEEQLQKN, encoded by the coding sequence TTGAAAATTTCAAGAGAGATTAAAACAGCCATACTCGTTATATCTGGAGTGCTGCTTTTCATATACCTTTTCAATTACCTTAAAGGACAAGATTTGTTTTCTAACGAGGTAGAATTCTATACAGAATTCGATTATAACGCATTAACGATGTCCTCTCCAGTAACTATAAAAGGAAATACTGTAGGCAAAGTCGAAAATATTAAATACGATTTTGAATCTGGGATGACTCGTGTTGAGTTTTCGGTAGATCCTAGACTTTCGTTTTCTAAAAGTTCTACCATTCGTTTATACGAAACAGGAATCATGGGTGGTAATGCTTTAGCAGTTATAGATTCTTACGAAGGAGAAAAAGCAAAAAAGGGAGACTTTATAAAATCAGAAATTCAACCTGGTTTAATTTCATCTCTAAAAGATAATTTTACAGGCTTAAGTACTGACTTAGATAAGACATTACGTTCAGCAGATACCTTGATGGTGAACCTGAATGATATAATAGTTGACGATTCTGACTCTGGATTGAAAGCGACGATTTCAGAATTAAATTCAACTTTAAAGTCATTCAAAAATTTATCATATGGCATTCAAAAAGTGATTAAGGATAATGATGCTAAAATTTCATCGACTTTAGAAAGTTTTGAAAAAACTAGTAAAAATATATCTGAGCTATCAGAAGATTTAAAGAAAGCGCAATTATCTAAAACCATAGATGATTTTGACAAAACACTAGTTAAATTCACGTCTGTTTTAGAAGGCCTTGAAAATGGTGAAGGCACAATGGGAAAGCTACTTAAAAATGACAAGTTGTACGATAATCTTGAAGCAGTTACCAAAGAAATGGAGTTGTTGTTGTTGGATATTAAATTACATCCAGCACGATACAGACGAATTTTGTCTAAAAAAGAAATTCCGTACACACCACCAACTGAAGAACAATTACAAAAGAATTAA
- a CDS encoding N-acetylmuramoyl-L-alanine amidase, giving the protein MKTNNTNILVLLLTVFIIALTSSLYAQSSNNKFVVVLDAGHGGKDHGNLGNGHKEKKISLNVVLQLGKELEKLKNVKVIYTRKTDVFIPLWKRADIANKADADLFVSIHCNAHASQAYGTETWVLGEKNTDRNFEFAKRENEVIFLEEDYEKNYAGFDPSSPESTIAIGIEQEVYVEQSILLARKIENAFKNKVKRRSRGLKQKSLLVIRNTYMPSILVELGFLTNKKEGAFLNAKSGQSKMAKAIKEAIIEYKKELDQNIGEGVFVIDEELSIENNTIPSAKKDVIFKIQIAASSRKIETKSYNFKGLSNITRDAQSNLYKYYYGKTSDYNEAQRLKNTAKLKGYSSCFIVAYKNGKKISVQDALKRP; this is encoded by the coding sequence ATGAAAACGAACAACACTAACATATTAGTATTACTGCTAACAGTATTTATAATAGCTTTAACATCTAGCCTTTATGCACAATCTTCAAACAATAAATTTGTAGTTGTATTGGATGCTGGTCATGGTGGTAAAGACCATGGTAACTTGGGTAATGGTCATAAAGAGAAAAAGATTTCTCTTAATGTGGTTTTACAATTAGGCAAAGAATTAGAGAAGCTTAAAAACGTTAAAGTCATCTACACACGTAAAACAGATGTTTTTATTCCATTATGGAAACGTGCTGATATAGCCAATAAGGCAGATGCAGATTTATTTGTTTCAATTCACTGTAATGCACATGCTTCACAGGCTTATGGAACAGAAACTTGGGTTTTAGGAGAAAAAAACACAGATCGTAATTTTGAATTTGCAAAGCGTGAAAACGAAGTAATTTTCTTAGAGGAAGATTATGAGAAAAACTATGCAGGTTTTGACCCAAGCTCACCAGAATCAACGATTGCTATTGGTATAGAGCAAGAAGTATATGTAGAGCAAAGTATATTATTAGCTCGTAAAATTGAAAATGCTTTTAAAAATAAAGTAAAGCGAAGAAGTAGAGGTTTAAAGCAGAAAAGCCTTTTGGTAATTCGTAACACTTATATGCCAAGTATCTTGGTAGAACTTGGTTTTTTGACAAATAAAAAAGAAGGTGCTTTTTTGAATGCCAAATCTGGCCAGTCAAAAATGGCTAAAGCTATAAAGGAAGCTATTATTGAGTATAAAAAAGAATTGGATCAAAACATAGGCGAAGGTGTTTTTGTAATTGATGAAGAGCTTTCAATAGAAAATAATACAATTCCAAGTGCTAAAAAAGATGTTATTTTTAAAATACAAATAGCAGCAAGCTCTCGTAAAATTGAAACTAAATCTTATAATTTTAAAGGTTTATCAAATATCACTCGCGATGCACAAAGCAATCTTTATAAATATTACTACGGAAAAACATCTGATTATAATGAAGCGCAACGCTTAAAGAATACCGCAAAATTAAAAGGATATTCTTCTTGTTTTATTGTCGCTTACAAAAACGGAAAAAAAATATCTGTACAAGACGCGCTTAAAAGACCTTAA
- a CDS encoding putative LPS assembly protein LptD, translated as MGFQKPSHSFTKIPLKGLRTNSLKILFALSFTVFINTLGYAQDIPTKPRPIKAVEKPKEVKKDSATISVDSLLKPKENLKVVDSVKNDSIKKPKELLSDIVTYTADGYVSLNNKEKKIYLYDNAIVKYQDMEITAGIIVIDNNTSLIYAGRVKDSTGYSQRPVFTQGANKVEPDSIIFNQDNKKAIIFNSRTEDSGLNIFSPITKRENDSTIFMKDARFTTSENLDDPEYQFISDEIKLVPGKKIVVGPTYMEIYGVPTPIALPFAYFPLSKEQKSGIIFPTFGEDTGSDRGYFIQNGGYYFAISDYLDLAVLGDYYTNGSYGVRLESNYAKRYRFNGNVAIRYENLLTSERAFPDFTQNTIYNIRWSHTQDAKANPNSRFSASVNLGSSQFFRQSVNQNNIVNSQNNTLASSVSYSKTFPGEPQVNVNVTATHSQNTQTETINMTLPTIQTSVGRIFPFEPKTGAKKGILQNINFQYNSRAEYRISTSDSLFGKSEMFDDALAGMQHTIPLSTNFKVFNYFSVSASTNFQENWTLNTINRRFDQNTQAEIVTDINGFDSFRTYNFSANIGTTIYGMFNFEKEGEDKKIKAIRHVVRPSLSYTIQPAFDQYYETFDVVDANGLTTDQVEYTRFERSIFGAPGNRYSSSIGLSVGNNIEAKIRSKDSTAKEPKKITLINNLNFSSAYDLAADSLNLAPVRMSGGLKLFKDKMNINFAATLDPYALDNNNVKINTFNINNGGSLFRLTSANMNMSYALSNETFSRSGESKEKSQRREDEAVRANGRTDDMFGRTEDFSSRVYTEEDAERQKEKEANLSDYNYKIPWNLRLAYAVNYNNTRRENTIASHSLMFSGDIELSPKWSVGASSGYDFLNNGFTFTQFRFERDLLSWRMNFSWVPFSNLSSWNFFIGIKSNFLQDLKYEQRRQPDQRVGN; from the coding sequence TTGGGGTTTCAAAAACCGAGCCATTCTTTTACAAAAATACCATTAAAAGGTTTGCGTACAAATAGCCTAAAGATACTTTTCGCCCTTAGTTTTACAGTGTTTATCAACACTTTGGGCTACGCACAGGATATTCCGACTAAACCAAGACCTATAAAAGCAGTCGAAAAACCTAAGGAAGTCAAAAAAGACTCGGCAACTATTTCGGTTGATTCTTTATTAAAACCCAAAGAAAATTTAAAGGTTGTAGATTCTGTAAAAAACGATTCTATAAAAAAACCTAAAGAACTTCTATCTGATATTGTGACTTACACAGCAGACGGATATGTTTCGTTAAATAATAAAGAAAAGAAAATATACTTATACGATAATGCCATAGTCAAGTACCAAGACATGGAAATTACTGCTGGTATTATTGTTATAGATAATAATACAAGTTTAATATATGCTGGTCGTGTTAAAGATTCTACTGGTTATTCTCAACGACCGGTCTTTACTCAAGGTGCAAACAAAGTTGAACCAGATTCAATCATTTTTAATCAAGACAACAAAAAAGCTATCATATTTAATTCTAGAACTGAAGATTCTGGTTTAAATATATTTTCACCTATAACTAAACGTGAAAATGACTCTACCATCTTTATGAAAGATGCGCGTTTTACCACGTCTGAAAATTTAGACGATCCAGAATACCAATTTATTTCGGACGAAATAAAATTAGTTCCAGGCAAGAAAATTGTTGTCGGACCAACTTATATGGAAATTTATGGTGTACCTACGCCTATTGCCTTACCATTTGCTTATTTTCCTTTAAGTAAAGAACAAAAATCTGGTATTATTTTTCCAACTTTTGGAGAAGATACTGGTAGTGACCGTGGTTATTTTATACAAAATGGTGGTTACTATTTTGCAATCAGTGATTATTTAGACTTAGCAGTTCTGGGTGATTATTATACCAATGGTAGTTATGGCGTACGACTAGAAAGTAATTATGCCAAACGTTACCGTTTTAATGGAAATGTAGCTATTCGTTATGAAAATTTATTGACTAGTGAACGTGCTTTTCCTGATTTTACACAAAACACAATCTATAATATTAGATGGTCGCATACACAAGACGCTAAAGCAAATCCAAATTCTAGATTTTCAGCATCTGTAAACTTGGGAAGTAGTCAGTTTTTTAGGCAATCTGTTAATCAGAATAACATTGTCAATTCGCAAAATAATACTTTGGCTTCATCAGTATCTTACTCAAAAACGTTTCCTGGAGAACCTCAGGTAAATGTTAATGTAACTGCAACTCATTCGCAAAATACGCAGACAGAAACTATAAATATGACTTTGCCAACCATACAGACATCTGTCGGTCGTATTTTTCCATTTGAACCAAAGACAGGTGCTAAAAAGGGAATTTTACAGAATATAAATTTTCAGTACAATTCCAGAGCAGAATACAGAATTTCCACTTCAGATTCGTTGTTTGGAAAAAGCGAAATGTTTGATGACGCTTTAGCAGGTATGCAACATACCATTCCACTTTCTACAAACTTTAAGGTATTCAATTACTTTAGTGTTAGTGCAAGCACAAATTTTCAAGAAAACTGGACGCTAAATACTATTAATCGCCGTTTTGACCAAAACACTCAAGCTGAAATTGTTACAGATATTAACGGTTTTGATAGTTTTAGAACTTATAATTTTAGTGCAAATATTGGCACAACGATATATGGTATGTTTAATTTTGAAAAAGAAGGTGAGGATAAAAAAATTAAAGCGATTCGCCATGTTGTGCGTCCATCGTTAAGTTATACTATACAACCAGCATTTGATCAATACTATGAAACCTTTGATGTCGTTGATGCTAACGGTTTAACTACAGATCAAGTCGAATATACACGTTTTGAACGTTCAATTTTTGGCGCGCCTGGTAACCGCTACTCTAGCTCTATTGGTCTTAGTGTCGGTAATAATATTGAAGCCAAAATACGCTCAAAGGATTCCACAGCTAAGGAACCTAAGAAAATTACACTTATAAATAACCTAAATTTTAGTTCAGCTTACGATTTGGCAGCAGATTCTTTAAATCTAGCACCTGTAAGAATGTCTGGTGGTTTAAAGCTGTTTAAAGACAAAATGAATATCAATTTTGCAGCGACCTTAGATCCATATGCTTTGGACAATAATAATGTTAAGATTAATACTTTCAATATCAATAATGGTGGTAGCTTATTTCGTTTGACTTCTGCAAACATGAATATGAGTTATGCATTATCTAATGAAACTTTCAGCCGTTCTGGAGAATCAAAAGAAAAGAGTCAACGTCGTGAAGATGAAGCGGTACGAGCTAATGGTAGAACGGATGATATGTTTGGTCGTACAGAAGATTTTTCTAGTCGTGTCTATACTGAAGAAGATGCAGAAAGACAAAAAGAAAAGGAAGCCAATCTTTCGGATTATAATTACAAAATACCCTGGAATTTACGTCTTGCTTACGCTGTCAATTACAACAACACACGACGTGAAAACACTATCGCTTCTCACTCATTAATGTTTTCAGGTGATATCGAACTATCCCCAAAATGGAGTGTCGGTGCTTCGTCTGGTTATGACTTTTTGAATAACGGATTTACGTTTACACAATTCCGTTTTGAACGGGATTTATTAAGTTGGCGAATGAATTTTAGCTGGGTACCATTTAGCAATTTATCGTCGTGGAATTTCTTTATTGGCATTAAGTCTAACTTCTTGCAAGACTTAAAATATGAGCAACGCCGACAGCCAGACCAACGTGTTGGGAATTAA
- a CDS encoding Rid family detoxifying hydrolase, with protein MKKIINTTKAPAPIGPYNQAVLVGNMLYTSGQIALHPETMELVLEDIQTETKQVMENMKEVLAAADMTFENVIKSSIFVSDMHNFAIINEVYSSYFDEATAPARETVEVANLPKFVNVEISMIAVK; from the coding sequence ATGAAGAAAATCATAAACACTACCAAAGCTCCTGCTCCAATTGGCCCATATAATCAAGCTGTTTTAGTTGGCAATATGCTATATACATCTGGGCAAATTGCTTTACATCCCGAAACTATGGAATTAGTTTTAGAAGATATCCAAACGGAAACCAAACAAGTCATGGAAAACATGAAAGAAGTTTTAGCTGCAGCTGATATGACGTTTGAGAATGTGATTAAATCTTCAATATTTGTAAGTGACATGCACAACTTTGCCATAATTAACGAGGTATATAGTAGCTATTTTGATGAAGCTACTGCTCCAGCTCGAGAAACAGTTGAAGTGGCTAACTTACCAAAGTTTGTTAATGTAGAGATTAGCATGATTGCTGTGAAGTAG
- a CDS encoding RNA polymerase sigma factor gives MNIEKDFTNIYNLHAPKVHRLCLGYASGNDTLAKEWLQETFIKVWNHRKSFKGKSSIATWIYRIAVNVCLSDLRKSKNNISINESILSDKVSEDNSYDDSVVKDLKKMYQCINQLNEQNKALILLELENIPQATIADTVGLANGTLRTRLSRIRKALLKCITNGK, from the coding sequence ATGAACATAGAAAAAGACTTTACTAACATTTACAATTTGCATGCGCCTAAAGTACATCGCTTGTGCTTAGGGTATGCGTCTGGAAATGATACTCTAGCAAAGGAATGGCTACAAGAGACGTTTATTAAAGTTTGGAATCACAGAAAGTCTTTTAAAGGCAAATCATCTATTGCGACTTGGATTTATAGAATAGCGGTAAACGTATGCTTAAGTGATTTACGTAAATCTAAAAACAATATTTCTATAAACGAAAGTATTTTGTCTGATAAGGTTTCAGAAGATAATAGCTATGATGATAGTGTCGTAAAAGATTTAAAAAAAATGTATCAGTGTATTAATCAGCTTAATGAGCAAAACAAAGCATTGATACTATTAGAATTAGAAAATATACCTCAAGCTACAATTGCAGATACTGTAGGCTTGGCTAATGGAACGCTGAGAACAAGACTAAGTCGAATTCGAAAAGCACTTTTAAAATGTATTACAAATGGAAAATGA
- a CDS encoding alpha/beta fold hydrolase yields the protein MKNVILLLVCISFIQFSKAQKNNQAIYAEVSGKGQPVLFIPGFTVPGEVWKPIVKDLEKNYECHVITLAGFGGKAPIDFPWLPKVNTALKTYILDNDLKNTTIIGHSLGGTVATWLASQDDLNLKKIILVDALPAAGALMIPDYSPDKLAYDSPYNNQQLAMDDNGFMQVADAMSKGMSIDTLAQEKIKNWIIASDRKTYVYGYTDYLKLDIREGLKDITIPATIIAAEKPYGKEMATQTYKIQYQNLKNYDFIIAESSAHFVMLDQPEWFSKQIQTILSSK from the coding sequence ATGAAAAATGTTATTTTACTTTTAGTCTGTATTTCCTTTATTCAATTTTCAAAAGCTCAAAAAAATAACCAAGCGATTTACGCCGAGGTTTCAGGAAAAGGGCAGCCTGTTTTATTTATACCTGGATTTACTGTACCTGGAGAGGTTTGGAAACCTATCGTTAAAGATTTAGAAAAAAATTACGAGTGTCATGTCATAACACTAGCTGGATTTGGAGGAAAAGCACCAATTGATTTTCCTTGGTTACCAAAGGTAAACACAGCCTTAAAAACATACATTTTAGATAACGATTTAAAAAACACTACTATAATTGGACATAGTTTAGGCGGTACTGTGGCAACTTGGCTTGCCAGTCAAGACGATTTAAATCTCAAAAAAATTATATTAGTAGATGCGTTACCAGCAGCTGGCGCATTAATGATTCCTGATTATAGTCCAGATAAATTGGCTTATGATAGTCCATATAACAACCAGCAATTGGCAATGGACGACAATGGGTTCATGCAAGTTGCAGATGCAATGTCTAAAGGAATGAGTATTGATACTCTAGCTCAAGAAAAAATTAAGAATTGGATAATAGCATCCGACCGTAAAACTTATGTTTATGGCTATACTGATTATCTCAAATTAGATATTCGAGAAGGATTGAAGGATATAACAATACCAGCGACTATTATAGCTGCAGAAAAACCTTATGGAAAAGAAATGGCTACTCAGACTTATAAAATTCAGTATCAGAATTTAAAGAACTATGATTTTATCATAGCTGAAAGTTCTGCTCATTTTGTGATGCTAGACCAACCAGAATGGTTTTCAAAACAAATACAAACAATTTTGTCATCAAAATAA